CGCAAGGGATCGTGTCTGTGTGACACACCTTGTGCAGCTCGTCTGGCCTTCcggcggagaagatcacCCCGCCCAGTCGCTCCATGACCGTCTCACTGATCTCTGGCCAAATGACCCTTGCAAAAAGGTCGAACCGCTCTGATATGTCCTCTGATATCGTCATGACAGGCTGATACGTCTCTACGTGAGCCAGAACGCGGTTGTACAGCGCCGCGAGGGCGGAGTTGTCGGTGATCGGGAGTCGGAGCGATCTATCAAAGGGATTTTGGAGCGCGTGAGGGGTCTGAGGGACAGTAGGTGAAGTAGGACCGTTCAAGGCGGTCGGTGTGATCGTCTACGAGACTGGATCAGTTTCCTCCGATGGGGGTACAGTGTGCAAAACACTTACATTTCGACAATATTCTCGTACCGATCTTCTCACCacttcttcagcttcttcccAGCCCTCGATCAGTTCATAAGTCTTCAAGCATTGCTTGAGTCTCGGTAAGGACGGATCTTCCAATTCCGCCGTCAACAGCGTAGAGAGATCTTTCGATATTCGACCCTTGATTTTGTCGATTCGCTGGGGACAGCTTATATTAGCATCGCAGTAACCATTATGCAGTCATcctctcacctcctcaACGACGCTGACAATGGCACATCCTTCCGTCCTCGCTTTGTTGAGCAGATAGACCACTTGGGTGTACTCCCCAGCCACCCGTGTGACCATCTTGGTGCTCCCATGTTCCTCATCGGAAGCTTGGTCAAGTAGGCTCTCGGCTCGGTACAAGGTGTCGAATAGTCGTTGTAGCAAATCCAGAAGAGCCTGTGGTAAGCATTGGATCCGTCAGCGAGCAGCTTTGACTCCGAGCTGTGTCAAAACAAaccttttcctctctcaaccCTGCTCGTTCTTCGAGCTTGCTTTGAACTTTTGTCTGATGCTCCGCAAGAACGTCTCTGACTCCCTGAGAACGGTCACACCTCAATCAGCTCCAGATCCACGACCACCCACCCCCGACTCACTTCTACTTCCTGtctgacctcttccagaGGCCCTTTCAACCGTTTTAGTCTCCCCTCCTCACCTCGCAAACCCGTTCCGAGACTTATAAACTCTTCGTAGTCCTCATTGATGAGCTTCACCAGCTCCTCCCTCAAATCCCCAAGATAACTCCGCAGCTCACCACGGAGCTCTTCCAGCGGTATATGGATCCGCGAGAGCAGGAACGTGTCGGCGTCGAAAGTCTCTGCCGACAGGAGTGGATACGAATGGGAGAGCGGTTGGAGAGAGGGTAGGTCGAGGGAACGTCCCTgtgatgaggtggaggaagaggtcgagtgCCGTGGTTCGGGTGACGGCGGTCGCAGCGCAGACCTGACATCCACTTCGGTCATTCCTGCGTGAGGCATATATGTATAGACTAAACAGTCAATAAATCGGACGTTCCGGATGAGGTGTACTTTCGCGATGTTGGAAAGTGGAGGACGCGAGCGGAATCAATTGGGTAGTATACACTTTTCTGcatctcccatcatctGTTGCCTCAAATCAAATCGGATATCATACGTAGAGCTCTACAAACGGAAAGAAGCAAGATCTCGCCCCGAACACCCGGTCCATATTATCTAACAACATCCACCGGCCGTCTTCTGCTCGACGTTCTGACCAAGACCCTTGATGGTGGATTTGGCACCGGGACCAGATGCCATGGAAGTCGAGCCCATTCTGCAAAAGGAAGTCAGTAACGACGCTCTCTATGCGCACTGAACTCACCTATCCTTGATCTGCTTGGACATGGTCAAGAAAGCTTGCTCGACATTGGTAGCATTCTTCGCGGATGTCTCGAGGAAGGGGATCCCAAGCTCATCGGCGAAAGCCTTTGCTGCAGCATACTcgaccaccttcttcgtcgcCAAATCGGACTTGTTCCCGACCAAAAGCTTGTTGACACCCTCGACGGCGTATCGGTCGATCTCTTGCAACCATTGTTTAACGTTGGTGTAGGTGTCTGAGGATTGGATAGGTCGTGAGCATCGAGATGACATGGAGATCGTGTAGGACTTACCACTGTCGGTGACGTCGTAGACTACTATGATGCCGTGGGCTCCTCGGTAGTATGAGGAAGTAATTGTCCTGCGCTGCTGGTAAGCGTGCGTCTCACAGATGACCGTCAAGCTTAGCTTACCTGAATCTCTCTTGGCCAGCGGTATCCCACTGCAGCGAGTAGAGTATGGTCGGAGAGAAGCGGTAAGGCGGGTAATGTAGCGGACGGCGCAGCCAGTGGCGCGAGCGGGTATTGTGGTAAGAGCGTAAGCGCAAGGCAAGCCACAGCGTAGCCAACAAGAGCCATGCCAGCCACAGTGAGCGACAAGGCGAAGTGAACAGGCAGCAGAAACGAAACGCCCGAGGTTGCCCACAATGACATAAAGCGAGTGTcgtcggaagaagatgcgaTCACAGCGGTATGGCACAAAGGTAGGTGGTCGAGTGAGGTTATTGACGGCAGACATAGTCGAAGACACGTTTTGGAACAAAATCCGCCATTCAGGATGAAATCCAAAAAGGCATGTAATGTGTCGACCAGGCATAAGTTGTGAACATTGGAGCCAAATTGAGTAATTCCCGAGTGATGTAGACCCAGATCCAGGCGAAAGCACGAGATATATGTGATATGGCCATGACAAGTGCAGATATCCCAGGCGTAGACGAGACAAGCGGTTGATGACCAGATGAGGCATTCGGACAGTAAAGATCAGATCGACAGAAAGCCCCAATGAGCGGTAGAGTAGAGAGGCATGTGTGCCCCCAGGTTGAATAAGACATGTTCAGATGCCCCATATCAAAGAAATTCCCGGATATGAGTTGAAACCGTGTGGTGAGGTATACGAAGGTTTTCACGCATTTGATCGGCGTTGCGATTTAGATGATTTGCGGTCATTGATGTTCAGTGCAGCCATGATATTCACGGAGTAGGATTGCCACAGTAGCCAGAGTTTGTGTTGGGTTGAATTCGAGCAGATCCAAACATCGTCAGAGTTGCAGAGGTGCACCGTTCGACGAACACGGACGCGTTCAGTGCAAAGACCCGATGACAGCGAGTGATTTGGAGACCAAGGCGGGTGGAACCAAGGAAGGATTAACAAGTTGCCACAAGCGGTTTGTCACCAGTCGTCAAGCGATAATGAAGTAGAGTTGGCGTGAAGCGAGTGCACGGTCAGTTTTTTTGTGTATGCTGAGTGCGTAAACTGTTGACAAGATATACGCACGATTTGCAACTTCACCGTCTTTCCCTCGAGCTCGATGGTTCGGATCTTGAAGTCGACCTGGGGGATTGGTGTCAGTGAATGATAGATGATGAGGGTTGGTGGATTGATGCGGTATGGGTGTGAAAAGGAGGAATATCTGGTCGGGAAAAACAGAACAGCTGTGGTTTCACAAGATGGTGGAGACGTTAAGGAGTAGACAAGCACGAGGTGATGGGAATCGAAAGCAAAAGATGATGCGCCGGAAGCACGTGGCGAGATCTCGAGGCTCCCTCTCACGATCCTAAACCACTATCAGACGCGTGGAGTCAAAACTCACTCCGATGGTTGAAATGTAGCTCTCGGTATACGTGTCGTCGGCAAATCGCAGTAGCAGACAAGACTTCCCCACACCTGAGTCACCGATGAGCAGGAGCTGTGTGGGGTCAGAGCCGCGATCAGCGCGAGAACGTCGGCTGTTGGGGAGACTACACATACTTTGAAGAGATAGTCGTATTCAGGAGCGGCCATATTGAGCAAAGGTCGTGACTCTAAAAGGTCTAGTTATGGTCGGTACATCGCATTATTTTGACAGAAGACAGATCGCAGTCGAGGAGGGCAGAATTGAGGGGGGAAAGCACATTGAAGCACATGTCAGTAAGCTGGCAGCTTCACCATAATCCCATTCACGACCGTCTTCCCGTGATCATTGTCCCCGAGGCTAGCCCGAAGCCGCACGCGCCGGTAatctcgccttcctccGCTTGACGACTGATcgatggcgaggagacTCACGATGTGTGGAAGTAATATCGTCTTAGGTGTCGCTCTAGACGGGAACTGATCCGGTTCTGGTCGTGAAGAGCAGAGAAagctgaaagaggagaagggtgttGTGAACGGGGTTGATGAGAGTGGTGAGAGCAGTGAATGATATCAAGGTGACGTTTGCGGGTGGCGTggcgagagggagagggtggGTGTTAGGACGGGATCAGATGACTTATCAGGGTGGCGCAAATAGATATTCAGGTGACCCGATCTATCGGGGAATAACGGGAATACAATCGAGTGGCAGGGGAGCGCCCACAGCGGCGACGACGGCGACAAAGCATTCAATCATGGCGACAATAGCGCGATCACACGTGTATGGACACAAGACCCgtttgatgatgaagcttCATGCAAGTTATGCGCACTCTACCTCTACTACTCCGTACAGTCCCCATAACCCTCCGTTTAGAAAGGCTTGTCGGAATCAGGTGTGGTGTCTATGGGAATGAACACGGAGGAATCAGACATGTGCAAAGTAGCAGTACAAGATGAGCAGAGGAGTCGTTGAATCAGCGCTGTACCTCTGCACATCTGGACGAAGACATACCCTTGTAGTAAGAACCAAGCTATAGGAGGAGGGAGCAACCGTCAGCATCACTCGGTGATCATCAACTCCGCTCAACGAGATACTCCGATCTTGCGCTGGCACACTGTCATCCTCCCAGTCCGCACGTCCTCATACGTGTTACGATGTCATTATCCGAAGATAGCTTGCCAGTGCTACACGTACACCACTGGCAGTGCTGAAGGCTTACAGCCTGACATCGCTGAGCGACCCGGGGATGGCATAGatatccactcaccactggGACCTTGATCAATACATCCTTCTTGAAGAGAGGAACATCGGACAAGAATAAGCTGACGGCGGCACCAGCGGTGGTACCCCAGACGGCGAGCGTGGGTGTCCAACCGGAGAGACGTCTGTGAGGGGTGGATGGGTGCGTAGAGGTAAGACAGATGGTCGGAGCGTCAATTGCGTCGAAGGGCATCGTTGCGTTACATTGTAGGTTGAATGAGTCGCATCGAAATGAGGTCGGTGTCCGCATCGAGGAAAGACGTCAAGACGGCGAGCAGCATCGAACAGACGCAACGAGTGATCAGAAGTGCAAGTCGGGAGTCGATCGTCAGGAAAAGTGTGGATGTAGACCATGAAAAGATACAGTGAAACGGTTACAATTGTCAGCACCGTCCACAATGTGCTTCTGTCTCTCCCCAGTCTCTTCGCAGCACCACATCAACGACGATAACGGAAACGTACTCAGCGGTCAAACCGAGGAATTGCTAAAACCGCGACACTATCAGCATCTTCCCTGTACCCGATTGAAACTCATCGCCAGACTCTGCAAACAGCTCACAAGTTGACTTCGTCGGACAAAAGAAGGCATGGTGGGTGGATGGTGGGGATGGAGATGTAGGATGTAAGGAGAATTGCTGTGAGTTCGATATATAACGATCAAGAACGTCCCTCGGAAAATACGGAATGCGCCGGCGAGGAGCGAGCCAACGAGCGAGGTGAGATTGGTGGCAAGCTGAATGTGGCGGTGGATGACGTGGCTTTTTGGTTTTATAGTACAAGGGAGTGGTCCTTTGTGCGTGTCGTGTTGAAGATTGCATATGCAGAAGTGCACACATCGCCATGCATGCCAAATGATCATTCGCAAGGAGCTTACGTGCGACGCAGAGGCGCTTTCGCGATGAGTCTAGCAGGTGTGTTGCTCATAACACGAATCCGCGCTGACCTATCGCAGCCACATTCGCCGTTGCGATCTTAATCATCGtggtcctcttcgccttgaCGGCGGCATTGCACTTCATACCCGACCCGGCATTCGCGGATCCCGAGGAgagcgacgatgaggagcaTAAAAGGTTGACTGAAAAAGCTGAGGGTGCGGGTAGTGACACTGCGACGTGATAGACCAAGAGTGAAAGTGTCGCAGCCAAAACCAAATGCATATGCTAGATGTATCCCAAACTTGTACAAATCACGCCATGATCGCCGGCGCACTCGGTGGAGGCGCAGGGAACGACTCTTCCCAGAACTTGCTACCATGTGTTGTGGGTTTGATGTAACCCGCTCGAATGGTCCAGTCACCGAATCTCTCTCCGTCGTGTCGTTCCAAGGCCCATCGCTTGATCATGGGTTTGAGGACGGCGAGGATTTCAGGCTCGGTGGCGGATTCGAGGAATGGCTTGTTTAGTCTTGTTCCGGTGTGGTTTCCTCCGAGCATCATCTGAGGGAAGTGTTAGTGATAGTAGACTGAATAGTATGAACAGCTCACCATGTAACTGCCTGGCGCCTTTCCTACGAACGCCACTTCGGCCGCCCACGGTCGCGCACAACtgaggggggggggagggggtAAGCATGAGTCAACGTGGTTCCCAtccgcactcacccattGGGACATCCCGTCATCCTCATGACCAGATCGTCATTTCGAATACCGGCCTCCTCgcagatcttctccaccttgtcaACCAACAGCGGGAGATACCTCTCACTCTCGGCCATGGCCAGGCCACAGGTGGGGAAAGCGACACAAGCGGAACTGGACAATCTCAAACCCGAGTGATCGATGTTGTCCAATCCCCACTTGGCAAGCAACCGCTTGATCTCGCCGAGGTCTGCCGGCTCCACATtagagaggatgagatgttgGTTGGCGGTGAGTCGGAACTGGCCCTTGTGTACCTGTGCGATCTCCTTGAGACCGGACTTGAACTGGTGGCGGGACGAGTCCTCAACACGACCGTTCTCGATGAACATGGTGAAATGCCATCGCCCATCGTGACCTTGAGCCCAGCCGTAGCTGTCGAGGTTGGTGTTGAAGCTGTACGAGCGGGCGCGGGCGAGGGGTTTGCCGAATCGCTCCTCGACGAGAGCTTTGAATTTCGgcagggtgagtcggtcgACGGTGTACTTGAGACGCTGTGAATACAAAGTTTTCAGTGAGATACAAGAAGAGTGGAAAAAAAGACCAGTCACGATAGACTCACCGCATTCTTCCTATCCTGACGGTTTCCGTTGTCCCTCTGCACCAACATGATGGCCTCGGCCACCTTGCAGCCTTCTTCGGGCGTGACAAAGCCGATGACATCACCGAGCCTAGGGTAGGTCTTCTTGTTACCGTGTGTGACACCCATGCCACCTCCGACCGAGACGTTGTACCCGATGACCTCGTCGTTCTCAACGATCGCGATGAAGCCGACGTCATTGGTGAAGACGTCGACGGAGTTGTCGGGGGGGACCGCGACAGCGATCTTGAACTTTCTGGGGAGGTAGTAGGGGCCGTACAGGGGTTCGGACTCAAGAGGCTGGACGGCATCACCACCGACCTTTTTCTTGTCGAGCCAGATCTCGTGATAGgccgaggtggaagggaggaggtgtTCTGAGAGGGCTTTGGAGAAGTTGTAGACGGCTTCGTGGGTTTTGGAGAAGGCAGGGTTGACAGTGCATTGGACATTTCGGTTGACATCACCACAGGCGGCGATGGTGTCGAGAAGACTCCTGTTGATGGCTTGCATGGCCTTTTTAAGGTGTGCCTTGATAATACCGTGGAACTGGAAGGTCTGTCGTGTGGTGAGTTTGAACGTGCCGTTGCCGTGCTCATCGGAGATGTGGTCCATAGCGAGCCACTGCTTGGAATCGCAGACGCCTCCGGGCATACGGACTCGGATCATGAACGAGTAGGCGGGTTCGAGGCCCTGTGCCTTGAGAGATTCCCGGATGTCTCTGTCGTCCTGGACGACGCGTCAGTATGGCTTAGGCAAAAATATGGTGGGAAaaacgactcacctgcatgTACGTGCCGTGGAACTTGGTCAACTGGGCATCGCTCGCTCCGATGGCAccggtggtggtgtcggCGAGACCATCAAGGATGGTACCTCGAAGGTAGTCACTGGCGATCTTGATGTGCTCGTTGGCCacgacctcttctttctcttccgccACTTCGACGCTGTCGACACCGAGTGCCCGCCACAAGCTCGCCTCGAAGGGCTTGTAACCGGTCTGGTATCCGTCGGGATCCGAGTCATCACCCAGACCCAAAGGACAGAGCTCGGCGCATccgagcgagagaagctTGGGGAAGAAGTCTTTAGCGGGTTTGTTGTAGTAGCCCGCGTCCTCGGGTCGAGGCCAGTAGTGGGAATCACCCATACCAAAAACGGTGATTTTGGTCTCGGCGAGTCGGTTGGAAGCGGTTGTGAGTTTGGCGAGGGCCTTGTTGAACTCCCGACCGTTTTGTGGCGCTTCACCTTGACcggcggtggaggtgagaacgagaacgttcttctcctcggcgAGGGAGTCAACGACGGAAGAGGcgatctcgtcgaggaCTCGGAGGGTGGCACCGACACCTCGCATCTTGGCTCGACCGACCAGTCTTTTGGCGACCTTTTCGGCGCTGCCACCGTCGCTGGCgtagaggacgaggagaccTGGACCGTCAAGGGAGTTGAGCAACGCGTCGTACGCCTTTCTGGCTTTTTCCTTCCGCGCCGCGACGAGATCGGTACcggcggaggaggtgaCGGAGGGGTCGATGGCTGGTGTGGCAAGGGTGAGctgtgagagatgagacTGACGATCGACAAACTCGGAAAGAGCCGCCTTGATGTGTGACGAGTCGAGAGTGAATCGCTTGTCGTCAGCGAGCGAAGGGTTCCACCTGAACATGGGCCACCAGCCACCGGAGACGGCACGCTTAGTTTCGCGGAGACGTTCGAGGGGACCGGCCATTTCTTGCGGCGAGACTACCTCGccgtcttccttctcgcccCAGGGGAGGTAAGCGAGGACGAGACCGGGACCGGCGTATCTCTCGGCCTCGCGCATGGCGTTGATCACACCGGCGTAGTCGGCATAGACAGCGACGGAGGCGACATAGACATCTCCCATGTTGAGAGCGTATAACGCGAGATCCTTCTTGCGGTCCTTGGGAGGTTGTGCAGGGCCGTtgggggagaagggggaaggCGAGGTCTCGTAAACCAGGAGATTGATGTCGAGACCAGAGGCTAGGGCGTGGTGAAGAccggaagaagcgagatcaGCGGCCCAGGCGTTAGAGATGACGATCCAGAGTGCACGTTTGGTCCAGTGTCCCTTTGATCCGAGCTCGAGCAGCTCTTGCTCGTCCCCCTTGATACTAGTGATGGCGGCGTGCACCTGCGCACCAGCCGCGGCAGCGGCTGGCTCGTCGCGTACCAATAGCCACGCAGACAGCGCTTCGTGAAGTTGCTTGGTGGTCGTGGAGGCTTTGAGCAGCTTCTTGGCGAGCTCTACAAGACGTGCCCGCTCTTTGCGGATGGCGACGGCTTTGCCAAAGGCGTACAGGGGGGATGTGGATTCGTTGGCAGCGAGGTGGGCCGGGTCGTTGAGGATCTCCAGGGGTGAGggggaggacgagagcAGATTGGTGTAGGTGGTTTCAGGTGACGGGATGGCGAtagaggtggaggggatGGTGTGAGTCGTCGCGTGGCCAAGCCGGGTGATCGGGGACGAGGCCGAGAGAGCGGCAGTGATGtcagaggacgatgtggTGGATGCTACCAAAATCGATCGGATAGGCACGTCGAGACCTTCCAAAGCATCGACGACCGATGCCCAAGCTGTGCCGTATTTGCCATTGccaccttccaccacgACGACCTCGTCGACGTTGGTCAGCGATGATCGGAGCTTTTCCTTCGGCGCAGGGATGGCGAGCACGACATCGATCACGTTGTCGACGGAGAGGGACAAGGGGAGAAAGTTGACCACCAGTCGCAATGACTCGGCTTTGTGGTGGACGAACGGTCGCTGTGCACGACGAGTGAGCTTGAGCAGAGACAGGCTAGTCGCTTCGTACGCTGCAAGGAGGGGGTCTTCGTCGATGCCAGCCGCGTTGTTGGGACTGGGCGACGAACCTAACGGTTCACTCAGCCATGACTCGGGGTTTTCCACCTCGTGTACTGTGCCGTCCAAGCCCGAGGCGATAAAGTGATACACAACGgcatcctcgtcctgaGCCAATCGGAGTGCCAGCAACGCCTGGTCGTAGGCTTCTTGGGCCGATCGACTGATCAACGACACAGCTGGGCTTGATCGCGGCGTGGCGATCTCGTCTGCATCGAGGATGTGGACGACGGTACGGTGGAGGGAGGTCGGAGGAAGCGATGGCAGGAAGCTGGAGTTGGTGAATAGGGAAGTGGTGGCAGTGCTGCTTTGGGGAAGAGGCAGATACGGGTTGAGCTTGGTGGAGTTGGGCGGGGGGGTGGCGACGGGGTGGTGataggaggtggaggggagGTTGGAGATGGCTGAGAGGGGTGACATCGGGGGGTGCATTGAGCGAGGGGGGAAATGTTGCGGAAAGACTTTTTGGTGGCGAAAAAGCCTTGGGATCTGACGAAGCGCTTTGTAGAGGAAGTACAACGAGTCGTGGTAAGATCTGACTCGAGAAGTGGACGAAAGATGCTACAAATGATCGAGATGACAATGGGGAGACCTACCAAAAACGACCCGAAAACCGACCGCTTTCCAAAAACACTGGGTGGCGTGATTGCGATCTCTGGAATTAATCGTCGATCGCCACGTGGTTTGTTCGGAATTCATCCAGCACTCAGCGGCCAATCACCGTGGGGTCAAATCACGCCAGAGTAACTATCCGAATGTCGCTTGGCGATGTAATGCATCGCGGTTCATAGCGGAGGTCGAGGATGCGTCTGGGCAGCGTAAGCAGAATGCAACCGCGAGTTAGATATAGGTGACAGCAGCACGAGGCGAGGTAAGGAATGCGATAGTACATCGTTCTTGGTCCCTTGAGTCGCGGTAGCTGCCTTCCTTATAGAGCACCAGAATCCACCACTTTGCCCGCATTCATCTCACTTACTCTCCATTACCCCCACTTTAGCTTACTTCGTGCTTTACTAGTTACCTCAAGGGTCCGCGGGGTGTTCACTAGATATTTGGTAAATCCCCAGCCTGTCAGGGGCGCAAAAACTCGCCCCATCCCCACAATTCCACGCGGGGCACCGAGCGATTGCACGATGAACGAACGAGGATGACTTAGCAACTGATTTACTGCGGTGCGATATGCGACTATGTTCCTGGAAGCACGCTTCATGAGCCATGGCAATAGAATGCACACCTCATACGAGCATGAACTTTCTACCATGCATACGCTTGCACGCTGACATGGTGAAAAAGGCTTCAGGGCAGGACTTTGTGGCAGTAATAGAATCGACTCATACCTAAC
The sequence above is drawn from the Kwoniella newhampshirensis strain CBS 13917 chromosome 7, whole genome shotgun sequence genome and encodes:
- a CDS encoding GTP-binding protein ypt1, with protein sequence MAAPEYDYLFKLLLIGDSGVGKSCLLLRFADDTYTESYISTIGVDFKIRTIELEGKTVKLQIWDTAGQERFRTITSSYYRGAHGIIVVYDVTDSDTYTNVKQWLQEIDRYAVEGVNKLLVGNKSDLATKKVVEYAAAKAFADELGIPFLETSAKNATNVEQAFLTMSKQIKDRMGSTSMASGPGAKSTIKGLGQNVEQKTAGGCC
- a CDS encoding sulfite reductase (NADPH) hemoprotein, beta-component; this encodes MSPLSAISNLPSTSYHHPVATPPPNSTKLNPYLPLPQSSTATTSLFTNSSFLPSLPPTSLHRTVVHILDADEIATPRSSPAVSLISRSAQEAYDQALLALRLAQDEDAVVYHFIASGLDGTVHEVENPESWLSEPLGSSPSPNNAAGIDEDPLLAAYEATSLSLLKLTRRAQRPFVHHKAESLRLVVNFLPLSLSVDNVIDVVLAIPAPKEKLRSSLTNVDEVVVVEGGNGKYGTAWASVVDALEGLDVPIRSILVASTTSSSDITAALSASSPITRLGHATTHTIPSTSIAIPSPETTYTNLLSSSPSPLEILNDPAHLAANESTSPLYAFGKAVAIRKERARLVELAKKLLKASTTTKQLHEALSAWLLVRDEPAAAAAGAQVHAAITSIKGDEQELLELGSKGHWTKRALWIVISNAWAADLASSGLHHALASGLDINLLVYETSPSPFSPNGPAQPPKDRKKDLALYALNMGDVYVASVAVYADYAGVINAMREAERYAGPGLVLAYLPWGEKEDGEVVSPQEMAGPLERLRETKRAVSGGWWPMFRWNPSLADDKRFTLDSSHIKAALSEFVDRQSHLSQLTLATPAIDPSVTSSAGTDLVAARKEKARKAYDALLNSLDGPGLLVLYASDGGSAEKVAKRLVGRAKMRGVGATLRVLDEIASSVVDSLAEEKNVLVLTSTAGQGEAPQNGREFNKALAKLTTASNRLAETKITVFGMGDSHYWPRPEDAGYYNKPAKDFFPKLLSLGCAELCPLGLGDDSDPDGYQTGYKPFEASLWRALGVDSVEVAEEKEEVVANEHIKIASDYLRGTILDGLADTTTGAIGASDAQLTKFHGTYMQDDRDIRESLKAQGLEPAYSFMIRVRMPGGVCDSKQWLAMDHISDEHGNGTFKLTTRQTFQFHGIIKAHLKKAMQAINRSLLDTIAACGDVNRNVQCTVNPAFSKTHEAVYNFSKALSEHLLPSTSAYHEIWLDKKKVGGDAVQPLESEPLYGPYYLPRKFKIAVAVPPDNSVDVFTNDVGFIAIVENDEVIGYNVSVGGGMGVTHGNKKTYPRLGDVIGFVTPEEGCKVAEAIMLVQRDNGNRQDRKNARLKYTVDRLTLPKFKALVEERFGKPLARARSYSFNTNLDSYGWAQGHDGRWHFTMFIENGRVEDSSRHQFKSGLKEIAQVHKGQFRLTANQHLILSNVEPADLGEIKRLLAKWGLDNIDHSGLRLSSSACVAFPTCGLAMAESERYLPLLVDKVEKICEEAGIRNDDLVMRMTGCPNGCARPWAAEVAFVGKAPGSYMMMLGGNHTGTRLNKPFLESATEPEILAVLKPMIKRWALERHDGERFGDWTIRAGYIKPTTHGSKFWEESFPAPPPSAPAIMA